The following proteins are co-located in the Desulfonauticus submarinus genome:
- a CDS encoding formyltransferase family protein, translated as MNVLLLGPNNLQITSTILNSGCKVIEYSDKIDISFLIENKVNFIVSYRYRHIIKPSVLEFLKGNAINLHISLLPWNRGADPNLWSFLEDTPKGVTIHYIDEGIDTGDIIAQKEIFFNEEQETLATTYNKLNYEIISLFKENWPFILEGKVERKKQPPGGSFHKLLDKKKYEYLLREKGWNTLVKDLKGKALKNNT; from the coding sequence ATGAATGTTCTCCTATTGGGACCAAATAACTTACAAATTACTTCTACCATATTAAATTCTGGATGTAAGGTTATTGAGTACTCAGACAAAATAGATATATCCTTTTTAATAGAAAACAAGGTTAATTTTATTGTCAGTTACCGCTATAGACATATTATTAAACCCTCTGTTTTAGAATTTTTAAAAGGCAATGCAATTAATTTACATATATCTTTATTACCATGGAATAGAGGAGCCGATCCAAATTTGTGGAGTTTTTTGGAAGACACGCCAAAGGGTGTAACTATTCATTACATTGATGAAGGTATAGATACAGGTGATATTATAGCGCAAAAGGAAATTTTTTTCAATGAAGAGCAAGAGACTCTTGCAACAACATACAATAAGCTTAATTATGAGATAATTAGTTTGTTTAAGGAAAATTGGCCTTTTATCCTGGAAGGTAAAGTTGAGCGTAAAAAACAGCCTCCGGGAGGTTCGTTTCATAAACTATTAGATAAAAAAAAATATGAGTATCTTTTGAGAGAAAAGGGTTGGAATACTTTAGTTAAGGATTTAAAAGGGAAAGCCCTTAAAAATAATACTTGA
- the pseB gene encoding UDP-N-acetylglucosamine 4,6-dehydratase (inverting), whose amino-acid sequence MLNNKVILITGGTGSFGKKCTEIILKRYRPKKLIIFSRDELKQFEMSQIFSEQQYPCMRYFIGDVRDKERLYRAFRGVDYVIHAAALKQVPAAEYNPFEAVRTNIIGAQNVINVAIDTGVKRVIALSTDKAANPINLYGATKLCSDKLFIAGNSYVGRDETCFSVVRYGNVVGSRGSVIPFFLKKKEEGVLPVTDPRMTRFWITLEQGVDFVLKSLERMVGGEIFIPKLPSMNIMDLVKAICPKCKTKIVGIRPGEKLHEVMIPKDEARHTVEFKDYYVIKPAFPYFTRRFKGNGCTSVPNDFEYSSDKNTWWLSVEELRSIVSGL is encoded by the coding sequence ATGTTGAATAATAAAGTTATTTTAATAACGGGCGGAACTGGGTCTTTTGGAAAAAAATGTACAGAAATTATTTTAAAACGGTATCGTCCTAAGAAGCTGATAATTTTTAGTCGAGATGAGTTAAAGCAGTTTGAGATGTCACAGATTTTTTCGGAACAACAATACCCATGTATGCGTTATTTTATTGGTGATGTTCGCGATAAAGAAAGACTTTACAGGGCCTTTAGAGGGGTTGATTATGTTATTCATGCGGCTGCTTTAAAACAGGTACCAGCAGCAGAGTATAATCCTTTTGAGGCAGTGAGGACTAACATAATTGGGGCTCAAAATGTAATTAATGTAGCCATAGATACAGGAGTAAAGCGTGTTATCGCTCTTAGTACAGATAAAGCTGCTAATCCTATAAATCTATATGGAGCCACCAAGCTTTGTTCTGATAAACTGTTTATTGCAGGAAATAGTTATGTAGGACGGGATGAGACTTGTTTTTCAGTAGTAAGATATGGAAATGTAGTTGGAAGTAGAGGGAGTGTTATTCCGTTTTTTCTTAAGAAAAAAGAAGAAGGTGTATTGCCTGTTACAGACCCGAGGATGACGCGTTTTTGGATTACTTTAGAGCAAGGAGTAGATTTTGTTTTAAAAAGCTTAGAACGAATGGTTGGAGGAGAGATTTTTATTCCAAAGCTTCCAAGTATGAATATTATGGATTTAGTAAAAGCTATTTGTCCTAAGTGCAAAACCAAAATAGTAGGTATTAGACCAGGAGAAAAGCTTCATGAGGTTATGATTCCTAAGGATGAAGCTAGGCATACAGTGGAATTTAAAGACTATTATGTAATTAAGCCAGCTTTTCCTTATTTTACAAGACGTTTTAAAGGAAATGGATGTACATCTGTACCTAATGATTTTGAGTATAGTTCAGATAAGAATACGTGGTGGTTAAGTGTAGAGGAGCTAAGGAGTATTGTAAGTGGATTATAA
- the pseC gene encoding UDP-4-amino-4,6-dideoxy-N-acetyl-beta-L-altrosamine transaminase: MDYKDYIPYGCQSIDEDDIASVCSVLRSDWLTTGPKVAQFEQAIANYVGARYAVAVSSGTAALHCAMYALRLKPGDEVIVPPITFAATANCVCYMGGKPVFADVEPDTLLMSPDEVEKKITSKTRAIITVDYAGQPCDYDKFQVLAKKYGLTLIADSCHALGAKYKGKKVGSLADLTVFSFHPVKHITTGEGGAIVTDNEELAERVKKFRNHGISFDFHHREKIGSWFYEIEELGYNYRITDIQCALGISQLKKLSKFLEKRREIAKQYDNSLKDIRGISPLVVKDNIFHAYHLYVVRVDPLLTGVDRKELFKKMRENGIGVNVHYIPVYLHPYYRKRFGYDFGLCPVAEAAYEEILSLPIFPEMKEIEVERVVSILKQSIFIK; the protein is encoded by the coding sequence GTGGATTATAAAGATTATATTCCTTATGGATGTCAATCAATAGATGAAGATGATATTGCCAGTGTCTGCTCAGTGTTACGTTCTGATTGGCTGACTACAGGGCCGAAAGTTGCTCAATTTGAGCAAGCTATAGCAAATTATGTTGGAGCAAGATATGCAGTGGCTGTATCAAGTGGAACTGCCGCGCTTCATTGTGCCATGTATGCTTTGAGGTTAAAGCCAGGAGATGAGGTGATTGTGCCACCAATTACTTTTGCTGCCACTGCTAATTGTGTATGTTATATGGGAGGAAAACCTGTATTTGCTGATGTTGAGCCTGATACTTTACTCATGAGTCCTGATGAGGTTGAAAAAAAAATTACGTCTAAAACTAGGGCTATAATTACAGTAGATTATGCTGGGCAACCCTGTGATTATGATAAATTTCAGGTTTTAGCTAAAAAATATGGATTAACTTTAATTGCCGATAGCTGCCATGCATTAGGAGCAAAATATAAGGGAAAGAAAGTTGGTTCTTTGGCAGATTTGACAGTGTTTAGTTTTCACCCTGTAAAACATATTACTACTGGCGAAGGTGGAGCGATTGTAACAGATAATGAGGAATTGGCAGAAAGAGTGAAAAAGTTTAGAAATCATGGGATTAGCTTTGATTTCCATCATAGGGAGAAGATAGGTTCGTGGTTTTACGAAATAGAAGAGTTGGGATACAATTATCGCATCACGGATATTCAATGTGCTTTAGGTATAAGTCAATTGAAGAAGCTATCTAAATTTCTAGAAAAACGTCGAGAAATTGCAAAGCAGTATGATAATTCTTTAAAAGATATTAGAGGGATTTCTCCTTTAGTAGTTAAAGATAATATCTTTCATGCATATCATCTGTATGTAGTAAGAGTTGATCCTTTATTGACAGGTGTAGATAGAAAAGAACTTTTTAAAAAGATGCGAGAGAACGGTATTGGTGTAAATGTACATTATATTCCTGTATATTTACATCCTTATTATCGTAAGAGATTTGGATATGATTTTGGACTTTGTCCTGTGGCTGAGGCAGCGTATGAAGAGATATTATCTTTGCCCATCTTTCCAGAAATGAAAGAGATAGAGGTAGAAAGGGTTGTCAGTATTTTGAAGCAAAGTATTTTCATAAAGTAA
- the pseI gene encoding pseudaminic acid synthase, giving the protein MITNTIVNTFSSVFIIAELSANHNQDFDIAVQTIKAAKEAGADAIKLQTYTPDIMTINCDNEYFRIKDTIWQGKTLYQLYEEAYTPWEWHSSLKKIAEDLGLIFFSTPFDPSAVDFLEDLGVPLYKVASFEIVDIPLLRKIAKTGKPVIMSTGMATLAEIDEAVRTLRNDGAGEIALLKCTSAYPAPYEEMNLRTIPHLAETFNLPVGVSDHSLGIAVPVASVALGAKIVEKHFILSRDIPSPDASFSLEPDEFKTMVESVRAVEKALGSVSYELTDKQKESRVFRRSLFVVKDMKAGEEFTEEKVKSIRPGYGLHTRYISHILGKKAKVDIKKGTPLNWSLIL; this is encoded by the coding sequence GTGATAACTAATACAATAGTTAATACTTTCTCTTCTGTTTTTATAATCGCCGAGTTATCAGCTAATCATAATCAAGACTTTGATATTGCTGTCCAAACAATTAAGGCTGCTAAAGAGGCGGGAGCTGACGCTATAAAGCTTCAAACCTATACCCCTGATATAATGACTATAAATTGTGATAATGAATATTTTCGAATTAAGGATACAATTTGGCAAGGGAAAACTTTATATCAACTTTATGAAGAAGCATATACTCCCTGGGAGTGGCACTCCAGTCTAAAAAAAATTGCTGAAGATCTTGGACTTATATTTTTTTCCACACCTTTTGATCCCTCAGCAGTTGATTTTTTAGAAGATCTTGGAGTTCCTTTGTATAAAGTAGCTTCTTTCGAGATAGTGGATATCCCCTTACTTCGCAAAATAGCTAAAACTGGTAAGCCTGTAATTATGTCCACTGGAATGGCCACACTTGCTGAAATAGATGAAGCCGTAAGGACATTAAGAAATGATGGAGCTGGAGAGATAGCCTTGCTTAAATGTACTAGTGCCTATCCTGCACCTTATGAGGAAATGAATTTAAGAACGATTCCTCATTTGGCAGAAACTTTTAATTTGCCTGTAGGTGTTTCTGACCATAGTTTAGGTATTGCTGTTCCTGTGGCTTCTGTTGCATTGGGTGCAAAAATAGTTGAAAAGCATTTTATTTTATCACGAGATATTCCCTCTCCTGATGCGTCATTTTCTTTGGAGCCAGATGAGTTTAAAACAATGGTAGAGTCAGTGAGAGCAGTAGAAAAGGCTCTGGGTAGCGTGAGCTATGAGCTTACAGACAAACAAAAAGAAAGTAGAGTTTTTAGACGTTCTCTTTTTGTGGTAAAGGATATGAAAGCAGGAGAGGAATTTACAGAGGAAAAAGTAAAATCAATAAGACCAGGTTATGGATTGCATACTAGATATATAAGCCATATTTTAGGTAAAAAGGCCAAGGTTGACATAAAAAAAGGAACTCCTCTTAATTGGAGTTTAATATTATAA
- a CDS encoding FkbM family methyltransferase, which translates to MNIEANKYPLIAQGSLEEVLNILLSLKDTYPRCRYGKIIVEGIPLIFVDLHSLFFELEQIFKKEIYKFYSNSKKPVIIDCGAHIGLTSIYFARLYPSARIYSFEADQDIFKVLEYNISYNKIKNIKIYNKAVWIHNRGVYFCQKGNDSGYISNKSSHALVPSLKLKEFLDNFDKIDLLKLDIEGAEFEVLKDIDDSIDKISTAIVEVHKLNEKKTLLSDIFKVFERGDFRYVLSDCHLATWVRHNKTPFKFVNTDKYIFTIFAWNNKSYNTEPVKKIVQFCMQDYGGAGTAALRLHEGLLSIGEDSKLFLNNLKKWKECSFPLYDKPVKQRTHFISPGWQFFSNHIKKIIEPYKRRSDYLEIFTDLCSTNQISNILEVKEADILHFHWIAGTVNLAKEVDFLKTKKIVWTLHDMNPFTGGCHYSNGCEKYKEMCGKCPLLGSDREQDISRKIWEQKREIYKQLDITVVAPSKWLAECAKNSSLFKNYPVHIIPYGLPLDTFKPYDKNKLRNLVNIKRNDFVVLFGADSISNKRKGIKFLLDTLVHLKALQKKESIVLAVFGRNTEVVSQLGFPVISFGYVEDESQLAQIYSLADVTIVPSLEDNLPNIVLESLACGTPVVGFEVGGIPDMIKHKYNGFLAPPKSSEGLLEGILWAIAQKKYNQNIINNCREFCKKNFSLDLQANRYKKLYDDILKK; encoded by the coding sequence ATGAATATAGAAGCTAATAAATATCCTTTAATCGCACAGGGATCCTTAGAGGAAGTACTAAATATTTTACTATCTTTAAAGGATACATATCCTCGCTGTAGATATGGGAAAATAATTGTAGAAGGAATACCACTTATTTTTGTTGATTTGCACAGTTTATTTTTTGAATTAGAGCAGATTTTTAAAAAAGAGATTTATAAGTTTTATTCTAATTCAAAAAAACCTGTTATTATAGATTGCGGTGCCCATATTGGACTAACTTCCATTTATTTTGCCAGATTATATCCATCTGCTAGGATTTACTCTTTTGAGGCTGATCAAGATATATTTAAAGTTTTAGAATATAATATTTCTTATAATAAAATAAAAAACATAAAAATTTATAATAAAGCTGTATGGATACATAATAGAGGAGTTTATTTTTGTCAAAAAGGTAATGATTCTGGATATATATCTAATAAAAGCAGTCATGCTTTGGTTCCTTCATTAAAATTAAAAGAATTTTTGGACAATTTTGATAAGATAGATTTATTGAAGTTAGATATAGAAGGAGCAGAGTTTGAAGTTTTAAAAGATATAGATGATAGTATAGACAAAATTTCTACTGCTATAGTAGAAGTGCATAAATTGAATGAAAAGAAAACGTTGTTATCAGATATTTTTAAGGTTTTTGAAAGAGGTGACTTTAGATATGTCCTTTCTGACTGCCATTTAGCAACTTGGGTCAGACATAATAAAACACCTTTTAAATTCGTAAATACAGATAAATATATTTTTACAATTTTTGCGTGGAACAATAAATCCTATAATACAGAGCCAGTTAAGAAGATAGTTCAATTTTGTATGCAAGATTATGGAGGAGCTGGTACTGCAGCCTTGAGACTTCATGAGGGATTATTGTCTATAGGTGAGGATAGTAAGTTATTTTTAAATAATCTGAAAAAGTGGAAGGAGTGTTCTTTCCCTTTATATGATAAGCCAGTTAAACAACGTACTCATTTTATTTCTCCTGGGTGGCAATTTTTTTCCAACCATATTAAAAAAATAATAGAACCCTATAAAAGACGTTCCGATTATTTGGAGATATTTACAGATTTATGCTCAACTAATCAAATATCAAACATTTTAGAAGTAAAGGAAGCAGATATTCTCCATTTTCATTGGATTGCAGGTACAGTTAACTTAGCTAAAGAGGTTGATTTTTTAAAAACCAAAAAAATAGTTTGGACTTTGCATGATATGAACCCTTTTACTGGTGGTTGCCATTACTCAAATGGATGTGAAAAATATAAAGAGATGTGTGGAAAGTGTCCGTTATTGGGTTCTGATAGAGAGCAGGATATTTCCAGAAAGATTTGGGAACAAAAGCGAGAAATATATAAGCAACTGGATATAACTGTTGTTGCTCCTAGTAAATGGTTAGCTGAATGTGCTAAAAATAGTTCCTTATTTAAAAATTATCCTGTGCATATTATCCCGTATGGATTGCCATTGGATACTTTTAAGCCCTATGATAAAAATAAATTACGTAATCTTGTTAATATAAAAAGAAATGATTTTGTAGTGTTATTTGGTGCTGATTCCATTAGTAATAAACGTAAAGGAATTAAATTTCTTTTAGATACACTGGTACACCTTAAAGCACTTCAAAAAAAAGAAAGTATCGTCTTAGCTGTTTTTGGTAGAAATACAGAAGTCGTTTCTCAACTTGGCTTTCCCGTTATATCTTTTGGTTATGTAGAAGATGAAAGCCAATTAGCTCAAATTTATAGTTTAGCAGATGTTACTATAGTTCCATCTCTGGAAGACAACTTACCTAATATTGTGTTAGAATCATTAGCGTGTGGAACTCCTGTAGTAGGCTTTGAGGTTGGTGGTATCCCTGATATGATAAAGCATAAATATAATGGATTTTTAGCGCCTCCTAAAAGTAGCGAGGGGTTATTAGAAGGTATTTTGTGGGCTATAGCACAAAAGAAATATAATCAAAATATTATTAACAATTGTAGAGAGTTTTGTAAGAAAAATTTTTCTTTAGATTTACAGGCAAATAGATATAAAAAATTATATGATGATATTTTAAAAAAATAG
- the galE gene encoding UDP-glucose 4-epimerase GalE, producing MILLVGGAGYIGSHVNKFLYEQGYSTVIFDNLIYGHKEFVKWGEFVLGDLNSLKQLELLFAKYEIDAVMHFAAFAYVGESVVDPEKYYLNNVYNTINLLNTMKKFGVDKFVFSSSCAVYGSPSFIPLSEKHPLIPVNPYGRSKLMVEEILEDYSKAYGLKYISLRYFNAAGADLDGEIGERHCPETHLIPLVLDVALGKKEYIEIYGDDYDTFDGTCIRDYIHVLDIARAHFLALEFLKKNNTSNVFNLGNGQGYSVKQVIDVACRVTGVKIKSKIGSRRDGDPPKLIANYEKAKAILNWSPKFTKLEDIVESAWRWQKKDVKFLK from the coding sequence ATGATTTTATTAGTTGGTGGAGCTGGTTATATTGGAAGCCATGTTAATAAGTTTCTTTATGAACAAGGATATTCTACAGTAATCTTTGATAATTTAATTTATGGCCATAAAGAATTTGTTAAGTGGGGAGAGTTTGTATTAGGAGACTTAAATAGTTTAAAACAGCTAGAATTGTTGTTTGCAAAGTATGAAATAGATGCAGTCATGCATTTTGCTGCATTTGCTTATGTGGGAGAGTCTGTTGTAGACCCTGAAAAATATTATTTGAATAATGTGTATAATACTATAAATTTATTAAATACTATGAAAAAGTTTGGTGTAGATAAATTTGTATTTTCTTCGTCTTGTGCAGTGTATGGCAGTCCTAGCTTTATCCCTCTTTCTGAAAAACATCCTCTTATTCCCGTTAATCCTTATGGTAGAAGTAAACTAATGGTAGAAGAAATTTTAGAAGATTATTCTAAAGCGTATGGATTGAAGTATATTTCTCTACGTTATTTTAATGCTGCTGGTGCTGATTTAGATGGAGAAATTGGAGAAAGACATTGTCCTGAGACGCATTTAATCCCTTTGGTATTAGATGTGGCATTAGGTAAAAAGGAATATATTGAAATCTACGGAGATGACTACGATACATTTGATGGTACATGCATTAGAGACTATATTCATGTTTTAGATATAGCAAGAGCTCATTTTTTAGCATTAGAGTTTTTAAAGAAAAATAATACCTCTAATGTGTTTAACCTTGGGAACGGACAAGGATATTCTGTAAAGCAAGTTATAGATGTAGCTTGCAGAGTAACAGGAGTAAAAATTAAAAGTAAAATTGGTAGTCGACGTGATGGAGATCCACCTAAATTAATTGCAAATTATGAAAAGGCTAAAGCTATTTTAAATTGGTCTCCTAAGTTTACAAAATTAGAAGATATTGTTGAAAGTGCATGGAGATGGCAGAAGAAAGATGTTAAATTTCTTAAATAG
- a CDS encoding N-acetylneuraminate synthase family protein — MSKIVEYGDKKIGKGQPIFIVMEAGATHNGLDTAKKLVDVAVKAGADAIKFQMLRASDLVSSKEVLFKYKVLVDKNTKKIIEISEPLLDILKRRELTREEWVDLINYCKQREILFFSTVTTVEELEFLYSHGVRMIKICSGDINYHYLLAEAAKYDWIVQIDTGLATLGEVEEAIDILERNGCDKIIINHCPSGYPSPLQGVNLRILITLQAMFPYPVAFSDHFPGRDADIAAVALGANIIEKTITLDKTIRSPEHIMSLEPDEAYEFVKAIRNIEMMMGSRRKSLTKEELDNRKKVRRSLFARVNLKKGEFLKQNMIEYRRPGDGIEAHLDFLVLGKRLKRDVLQGEKLYFNDFE, encoded by the coding sequence ATGAGCAAGATAGTTGAATATGGAGACAAGAAGATAGGGAAAGGACAACCTATTTTTATTGTAATGGAGGCAGGAGCAACTCATAATGGGTTGGATACAGCTAAAAAGTTAGTAGATGTCGCAGTAAAGGCAGGAGCAGATGCTATAAAGTTTCAAATGTTGAGAGCATCAGATCTTGTTTCTTCTAAAGAAGTACTATTTAAATATAAAGTTTTAGTAGATAAGAATACCAAGAAAATTATAGAAATTAGCGAACCTTTATTAGATATTTTGAAACGAAGAGAACTTACTAGAGAAGAGTGGGTAGATTTAATCAATTATTGTAAACAAAGAGAAATATTATTTTTTTCTACAGTCACAACAGTAGAAGAGTTAGAGTTTTTATACTCACATGGTGTTAGAATGATAAAAATTTGTTCAGGAGATATTAATTATCACTATTTGCTGGCAGAGGCAGCGAAATATGATTGGATTGTACAAATTGACACAGGATTAGCTACTTTAGGAGAAGTGGAGGAAGCAATAGATATTTTAGAAAGAAATGGTTGTGATAAGATCATTATTAATCATTGTCCTTCAGGATATCCTTCTCCGTTACAAGGAGTTAATTTGAGAATTCTTATTACTCTTCAAGCAATGTTTCCCTATCCAGTAGCATTTTCCGATCATTTTCCTGGTAGAGATGCAGATATTGCGGCTGTTGCGTTAGGAGCTAATATTATAGAAAAAACTATTACTTTAGACAAAACTATTCGTAGCCCTGAACATATTATGTCTTTGGAACCTGATGAGGCGTATGAGTTTGTAAAAGCTATTAGAAATATTGAGATGATGATGGGTAGTAGAAGGAAAAGTCTAACTAAAGAAGAATTAGATAATAGAAAGAAAGTGAGGAGAAGCTTATTTGCTAGAGTAAATTTAAAGAAAGGGGAGTTTTTAAAACAAAATATGATAGAGTATAGAAGGCCAGGAGATGGAATTGAGGCTCACTTAGATTTTTTAGTTTTAGGGAAAAGATTAAAAAGAGATGTTTTACAAGGTGAAAAATTATATTTTAATGATTTTGAGTAG
- a CDS encoding cytidylyltransferase domain-containing protein, giving the protein MDKKVLTIIPAKLGSTRLPRKNILPLRGRPLIEYTIKSATESGCCGEIMVSTESEEIADIAKQAGAKVPFMRSKDLARDPAGVADVCLDVLRQYERIGKFFDILIILLPTTPFRTPNDIRNALDIFKKNKAKFLMSVSEFGHNPFWALKRLKQKSLIMEPCFPDFINLKRHELPNTYRANGAITIVDIPSFLENRTYYGRPLFTYTMPWNRSVDIDTLEDFLFAEFLLERGIFDEQDS; this is encoded by the coding sequence ATGGATAAAAAAGTTTTAACAATTATTCCTGCAAAGCTCGGTTCTACTCGACTACCGAGAAAAAATATTTTGCCCTTGAGAGGGCGTCCTCTAATAGAGTATACAATTAAAAGTGCGACAGAGTCAGGATGCTGTGGAGAAATTATGGTGTCCACTGAAAGTGAAGAAATTGCTGATATTGCCAAGCAAGCAGGAGCTAAAGTTCCTTTTATGCGTTCTAAAGATCTGGCAAGAGATCCAGCTGGAGTGGCAGATGTATGTCTGGACGTATTAAGGCAATATGAAAGAATAGGGAAATTTTTTGACATATTGATTATATTACTTCCAACTACGCCTTTTAGGACTCCTAATGATATTAGAAATGCTTTGGATATATTTAAAAAAAATAAAGCTAAGTTTTTAATGAGTGTGTCAGAGTTTGGTCATAACCCTTTTTGGGCTTTAAAAAGATTAAAACAAAAGAGTTTAATAATGGAGCCGTGTTTTCCTGACTTTATTAATTTAAAGAGGCATGAATTGCCAAATACTTATAGAGCTAATGGAGCAATTACAATTGTTGATATACCTTCTTTTCTAGAGAATAGAACTTACTATGGTAGGCCTTTATTTACTTATACCATGCCATGGAATAGAAGTGTTGATATTGATACACTAGAGGACTTTTTGTTTGCTGAGTTTTTACTCGAAAGGGGTATTTTCGATGAGCAAGATAGTTGA
- the pseG gene encoding UDP-2,4-diacetamido-2,4,6-trideoxy-beta-L-altropyranose hydrolase, with product MLIIRTDSTPEIGTGHIMRCIALAQAWQDRGGEVVFLSHCGSKLLRQRIQDEGFNLVSLKTPHPDSFDLEFTLAFLRNLKTSGQKEPIVVADGYHFDADYQKAIKENGYKLMVIDDYNHLPLYYADILLNQNINAPELNYSCSENTVQLLGCKYVMLRQEFLRNRNFKRTIPTKARNILVTMGGADIENITLKVLKAIYLLNDLDIEVKVIVGPSNPHLEEIKFYIEDKDLPASLIYSPLPEEMPEFMKWADLAITAGGSTCWELVFMGVPSLIITVAENQEGIGTGLEKFGAARNLGWFLRIKVNTLKEEIRKILYDGIREKMYLKSKKLIDGLGLERILYEVTQL from the coding sequence ATGTTAATAATTCGTACGGATTCAACTCCTGAAATAGGAACAGGTCATATCATGCGGTGTATAGCTTTGGCGCAGGCATGGCAGGATAGAGGTGGTGAAGTCGTTTTTCTTTCTCATTGTGGAAGTAAACTTTTGCGTCAGCGTATTCAAGATGAAGGTTTTAACCTGGTTTCTTTAAAGACCCCTCATCCAGATTCTTTTGATCTTGAATTCACATTGGCTTTTTTGCGTAATCTAAAAACCAGCGGCCAGAAAGAGCCAATAGTGGTGGCAGATGGATACCACTTTGACGCTGATTATCAGAAAGCGATTAAAGAAAATGGATACAAGTTAATGGTGATTGATGATTATAATCATCTTCCTCTCTATTACGCTGATATTTTGCTTAATCAGAACATTAATGCTCCTGAGTTGAACTATTCGTGTAGTGAAAATACGGTCCAATTGCTGGGATGTAAATATGTTATGTTAAGACAGGAGTTTTTGCGAAATAGAAACTTCAAACGGACAATTCCTACAAAAGCTCGTAATATTCTAGTAACAATGGGAGGAGCAGATATAGAGAATATAACTCTTAAGGTTCTCAAAGCGATATATCTTCTTAATGATTTGGATATAGAAGTTAAAGTGATTGTTGGTCCTTCTAATCCACATTTGGAAGAGATTAAGTTTTATATAGAAGATAAAGATCTACCTGCCTCGCTTATATATTCTCCATTACCTGAAGAAATGCCAGAATTTATGAAATGGGCGGATCTAGCAATAACGGCCGGGGGAAGTACTTGTTGGGAACTGGTGTTTATGGGGGTGCCGAGTTTAATAATTACTGTTGCTGAGAATCAAGAAGGAATAGGTACAGGATTGGAAAAATTTGGGGCTGCTCGTAATTTAGGGTGGTTTTTAAGAATTAAGGTTAATACATTAAAAGAAGAAATTAGAAAAATACTCTATGATGGTATAAGAGAGAAGATGTATTTAAAAAGCAAAAAACTTATTGATGGATTAGGTTTAGAAAGAATTCTTTACGAGGTTACTCAATTATGA
- a CDS encoding pseudaminic acid biosynthesis-associated methylase produces the protein MDRKFTEQELFWKGKFGDDYSLRNRDYLRIASNISLFSRILRHTINVKSVLELGANIGLNLMALRYLIPELEMGAVEINEKAALELKNNIPSAEIYVSSILDIAFDKKWDLTFTKGVLIHINPNKLKIVYNLLYHSSRRYILICEYYNPTPVEVVYRGHRNKLFKRDFAGEMLDLYNDLFLIDYGFVYHRDEYFPQDDMNWFLLEKKDGRDNG, from the coding sequence ATGGATAGAAAATTTACAGAGCAGGAATTATTTTGGAAAGGTAAGTTTGGAGATGATTATTCACTGCGTAATAGAGATTATTTACGTATTGCTTCGAATATCTCTCTTTTTAGTAGGATATTACGACATACCATAAATGTTAAAAGCGTTTTAGAGTTAGGAGCAAATATCGGTCTTAATTTAATGGCCCTTAGATATTTAATCCCTGAACTAGAGATGGGGGCAGTAGAGATAAATGAAAAAGCTGCTTTAGAATTAAAAAATAATATACCTAGTGCAGAAATTTATGTTAGTTCTATATTAGATATTGCTTTTGACAAAAAATGGGATTTAACTTTTACTAAAGGGGTATTAATTCATATAAATCCTAACAAATTAAAAATAGTTTATAATCTTTTATATCATAGTTCAAGAAGATATATTCTTATATGTGAATATTATAATCCAACTCCAGTTGAAGTTGTTTATAGAGGCCATAGAAACAAACTCTTTAAAAGAGATTTTGCAGGAGAAATGTTAGATTTATATAATGATTTGTTTTTAATTGATTATGGTTTTGTTTATCATAGAGATGAGTATTTTCCGCAAGATGATATGAATTGGTTTTTATTAGAGAAGAAAGATGGAAGGGACAATGGATAA